A DNA window from Candidatus Trichorickettsia mobilis contains the following coding sequences:
- a CDS encoding ankyrin repeat domain-containing protein encodes MKSSYYGYKEREVEELIIKETITESVVYVESIDIFTLIYQGNLISVRKAIKNGDISLYHRNDQGQTPLHWAVLYNQIEIAKELVTLGASLDVTDNKGNTVKDIINLYHPEIQNSLAIISSLKASSKENFVENEQDENQDTSLLGGIKDNCEIF; translated from the coding sequence ATGAAAAGTTCTTATTATGGTTACAAAGAAAGAGAAGTTGAAGAACTTATAATTAAAGAAACTATAACAGAGTCAGTCGTATATGTAGAAAGTATAGACATATTTACTTTAATTTATCAAGGTAATTTAATCTCGGTACGTAAAGCTATAAAAAATGGAGATATAAGCCTTTATCATAGAAATGATCAGGGTCAAACACCTCTACATTGGGCTGTTTTATATAATCAAATTGAAATAGCTAAAGAATTGGTAACTTTAGGAGCAAGTTTAGATGTTACTGATAATAAAGGTAACACAGTTAAAGATATTATAAATCTTTATCATCCAGAGATACAAAACTCACTTGCTATTATTTCATCACTAAAAGCAAGTAGTAAAGAAAATTTTGTTGAAAATGAACAAGATGAGAATCAAGATACAAGTTTACTTGGTGGCATTAAAGATAACTGTGAAATTTTTTGA